One part of the Papaver somniferum cultivar HN1 unplaced genomic scaffold, ASM357369v1 unplaced-scaffold_43, whole genome shotgun sequence genome encodes these proteins:
- the LOC113342565 gene encoding major latex protein 15-like, with product MALHGISGLVGKLVTQLEVNCDADEFYKIWKHHEEVPKAVSHLLPAVKVVKGDGLVSGCIKEWHYILEGKAMSAMEETTHNDETRTLHHQVVEGELMKDYKAIASIIEVNPNPNGHGSIVTWSIEYEKMNEDSPTPFAYLEFFHQNIIDMNSHLYVGSDSHLHVDE from the exons ATGGCTCTTCACGGGATTTCAGGTCTAGTTGGGAAACTTGTAACTCAATTAGAGGTCAATTGTGATGCTGACGAATTTTATAAAATTTGGAAGCACCATGAAGAAGTTCCAAAGGCAGTTTCTCATCTTTTGCCTGCCGTCAAAGTTGTCAAAGGAGATGGACTTGTTTCTGGTTGTATCAAGGAATGGCACTATATCCTCG AGGGTAAGGCGATGAGCGCAATGGAGGAAACGAcacacaatgatgaaacaaggaCTTTACATCACCAGGTAGTTGAAGGAGAATTGATGAAGGATTACAAGGCGATTGCTTCCATAATTGAAgttaatccaaatccaaatggaCATGGAAGCATTGTGACTTGGTCAATTGAGTATGAGAAAATGAACGAAGATTCTCCAACTCCCTTTGCTTATCTTGAATTCTTCCATCAGAACATAATCGATATGAATTCTCACCTCTACGTTGGCTCTGATTCTCACCTCCACGTTGATGAATAA